The genomic segment GTGGACGTTTACAGCGAGCAGATTTACCGTTCGAACAAAAATATCCAATTCTATTACCTAAGGAAGCACGGATGACCAGGCTTTTGATCGACTGGTACATAGAAGCAATGGCCACCCAGGTGCACAAACCGTACAAAACATTATACGGCAACACTTTTGGGTATTATCGGCAAGAAGTGTTATCCGAAAGGAACTCCACCGTTGTATACCATGTTTCAGAGCACTACCTCAGGCTCCGCAGCCGATAATGGGAGACCTACCACCACAACGACTTGTACGAATCAAACCATTCGGAAAAGTTGGCGTTGATTTTGCGGGACCATTCGACGTAAAGGCGGCTCTGTTACGCTGACTGTGGGTCACAAAggcgtacatatatatattcgtaTGTATGGCGACTACAGCTGTACACATAGAGCTTGCATCGGACTTATCGACGCCCATATTTATTGCAGCCCTAGAACGCTTTATCGCACGACGATGACGTTGCACAGACCTATACAGTGACTGTGGGACTAACTTTGTGGGAGCTAATCATTGCTTACAAGAAGTGCAAGAAATGCTGAAGTCTCCTGCGACCACCCGTTACGCTGCATCAAATCAAGTAAAGTGGCATTTTAATCCTTCTGCGGCGCCGCACATGGGTGGCCTCTGGGAGGCAGCAGTCAAGTCGGCAAAAGGGTTGTTACGGCGGATAGTTCAAGATCAAGTCCTTACCCACGaagaatttaatactatcctGCACAAAATAGAAGCAACCTTAAATTCAAGGCCATTAGGCGCACTCTCCAGCGACCCTAACGATTTTGCACCACTCACCGCCGGGCATTTCTTGACTATGGGTCCACCAGCCACTATACCCCAACCATATACACACGACCGTCCCTTAGACCACACCCTACGTCAACGTTGGACCCTGGTTCAACAGATTCAACTTCATTTCTGGCAACGATGGCAAAAGGAATACTTACAAACTATGCAAACGAGAAATAAGTGGCAACGTCCAAACCAGGACCTGGCAGTGGACGACTTGGTCATCATTAAGGAACCCATACCACCACTCACTTGGAGTACAGCGCGCGTTGTCAAAATATACCCTGGCGAAGACAATGTCGTCCGAGTAGCTGACGTCAAATTAGCTAATGGAAAGACTCTCAACCCTCCAGCGGTGAAGTTATGGCCTTTACCGTTGTGATTGAATGTGGGACCATTCTAGGAGGGCGGTATGTTCAGGCGTTTACGTAATCGGTGTGATAGCGACCGTGTATATCACCGCGGACTGGACAGTCAGTCGCGTCGCCGTATCCGTGGTGTGTGCTCCACGGCAAACcgttattttgtgaattttattgtgttttgtaCCGACTACACGGAAAGTTAAGTTGAGTTGTTACCGTCTACCTAACTACCGTTACTACCGTTACCACCGTCACTTGAATTATTACCGTCACCTTACCGTCATTTTCACCGTCACCAGCACCTCGGAGCAGCAACATCACCGCAACGTTCCGGtttttatacactattattattattgtcatgtaattattatcgttatacgATTAAGAGTCCTACGCCGTCCCGCACATTTGTGCccccattattaatattaagtttgttCTTTAGCAAATAGTAGGCCGTTACCCGGCATAGCACTCACaccatttagtttttatttcaagagttacctacctaatatacagTCCACATTACCGTAGCAACAGTAGTATTTGAAACAAAACGGCAGTTCGTCCTCAGACACACACGTCGTGTCTGGCGGTAACGGCAAACAGAACGATCGTCAGTGTCGCCGCGCAGTCGACCGAAAATTATCGCTAACAATACCATGTAATAAGACATACTTCagcttttttcatttaatttaatacaaagttcttaCTTTTTCTTGCAGGATATGTTTGAACTATGAGATTTGGTATACGATTTCTACTGAGGATGAGTtccttaaataatttgattttcatatcatccattttaaaactattacctattacttgttataatttcatatacctaatgGACAATAAACAcaagaatacaaaatataatggattaatgaaataagaatattatgtatttcaagtAACTGATAGGctgatgtaatatttttaatttttataatattataataaatttaaaaatggcgGGAATATAAATGTCTGAATTGTGATAGTAGgaaaatttcacaaaaaattgtgtttattaaaatcattttattacatttttgaatacataAGGTTGATTTTTAAGTATATGTAACTACTTATCTGcttcaaattacaataatacaaataaatggaaaaattaaatgaataggtacatattaaaccATATGTACAACAACTAGGCAttctaatgtacctaataaataaccacaattaagtaggtatatatataattaatatgaataacaaataatcatattttattgacatttataatcaacataataattttaaaatgcaaaaattgaGTATTAGACCATCTCCACAAACAGTATTAGTTACCCTAACAACACTAAGTTATCCAAACGATATCTAAATGATATCCCAATTTCGGGAAAGACAGATTCTGGACAACTTATTTTGATATCTTCTGGGTAACTTATTGGCTATCCAAATTTCCGTGTATATAGTACATCTTTTAATAGATATCCACAAGATTACTTAATTTGAACCATATGAAGTTCTTAATGATATCCAGGTGATAGCATTGTTTGAACCTTTTTGATGTCTATAATGATCACCCACAGGATATCTTTAATTGcaccattttatacatttcatggATATACATTGGATGGCTTTATTTATATCTTTTTGACATATATCTTATAAACATCAGTATACCTTATATATTTTCTAGGAAGTATACTTATAGAGTAggaagtatactatatataagaaTTTCAAAGCTTTTTTTCCTGGGTGTGGGTATTGTatcgatttataatttaaatacctagtcATATTTTGactgcctatatattataagatataacgtaaatatagaatatacgaGTAAAAtaccattaaacattttaaaacctaatAACGATGATATAAAaagttgattttaataaatatgaaaaaaaaaatgtatacccatgtaaataaccatatttttttatattattcataaaaaatgacaCGAGGAtatgacaacaaaataatataatcacaaataaattgtaaaaacatgttttttataatgttatttattaaaagtaaaaaaaaaccaacattataaggtatattataatataatataatacttataactgaaaaacaaaatatttactgtaggtatacttccatacttattaattaaaattattaaaaaaaccaatattattatataatattataatacttataacttaaaaacaaaaaatattgacttaagtaggtacacttccatacttatttattataattataaaaaaaactattaataataggaAATTAACAATTAATCTGAACATGATTCATCACCATGTTCGGGGACGCATTCAGTCATCATTACTTTTAAATCTTTATCATTATGTCGCGTCAGTTCATTTCTATATCGTTCAGAAGCCCGGCGTATCCAGTTATGTATTTCTTTGATCACCTTATGATTAGTTGCTTTTTCAGAACTGTTTCTTATCacatcttttaaaaatttaaaaaaaaaattaaaatacataaattaataaggaCTCTGTATAAAACTTaccaataactatattatgaagTTGAAGTGTTTTGAAAcctcgtttatttttttttatcccagcATATGTCATGCAAGAAGCAAGTTTATTAgttatcaaaaatgttaatgCATTAAAGGTTTTTTGTTTTACAGATTCATCTCCAATTTTTGATAACTCATACatctgaaaacaataaaaattaaaaaaaatattgaagtgtaaaataaagaaatacatttattaccaGCTGTTTTTTAAAGTCGTCGTCATTTACTAATTTAACTTCAATAGATAAAAGTGCATCTTCAGTATCAATAGGAAAGTAAACATGCATGTTTAAATCAGTATTTTTGTTTGAGTTTACAGATGTATTCTTGAGTTctcttatattatcattgatattttttaatacaagtaaCATTTGGTTAATTTTGAACTGCATTTTACAAACACTTTCAATTAAATGATTTTGATTTGTTACATCCATTAATGGAccttacataacaataataattaaaatatataaatatgtatgatacATTTTGGTATTATTACAAATCTTATGCCTAGTAGcatgaacaatttattaatttaatagttcaataaaatttaatgaaccAATCACAGACTACTAATtcatgtttaagggaccattgGCTCACTATTGATTCGTTAAATGTTAAATGACTGTTCATGCAACTCGgcattaaagttataaaaaggcaaaaaaagaaaaattaccatttatatttatcaataaagaTTTCATTTCATCAGTTGAGAGCACGGGAGaactattgttgttattttgtccagatattataataacctcaGTGTTATCTAGAAAAGTggtatcatatatttaaattattgcaaatacaccaataaatttatatgataaaaatattcaatagaacaaaaataaatagattaattattttatcttaattgtaaaatattataaaactaacgGTTTCTTACcagaaatgttaattttttcattttgttgtgTACTGGCATTTATAGAAATTAAGTGGTCTTGAATAGGGACTTCTGCTGGTTTACTGTTATTATCCAATAAATCATTAGTAATTAAtgattctatatttaaaaataaaaacaaaaattaattaataataaaaaaaataataaaacaaacggTTTTCTCACCAGATAtgttcatttttacattttgttgtgTACTGGTGTTGATGGGATTAAAGTGGTCTTCAATAGAGACTTCTACTGGTTTACTGTTATTAGCCAGTAAATCATTAGTAATTAAtgattctatatttaaaaatataaacaaaaattaattaattattaaaagtatataaataatttgtaattataattccaCTAACCAAACTGAGGATCATAATTATTGAACATATCAGGTGATAAACTTTGACTGTTTAATTTGTCTTCATGACTTTCATAGTTGTctggaaataaaattatatcaatgcTGTTATCCATGTGAGAAAATgcaagttaaaaacaaataataccttTATATAACTGAGGAGAATTTGGCAATTGTAGACTATGCccaaaatgataatacaaacatttgtttatttgtttgataacgTCGTAATCAATTCAGTTTctgtgattttaatatattatatcattataacaattttatgtcAGATTACAGTATACGTATTCAAAtgaaatagaaattttttttcataaattcgtattacagttttatttttcaagatgAATGCTAATCAAATTTCAGATCTGCTTGACTTGTCTAGTTCAGATTCGTTTGATGAGGTTTATAGTTCTGATGAATATGTCTTACAAGATTCAGATagtaataatagtgataaaatTATCGAAGACTCGGATGCAGACGTTGAAATTACAGATAATGATTGGAATTCAGATATAAATACTATGCCTAAGTTATTTGATTTTACTGGTAACTCTGGACTGCAATATACTTTATCGACTAAAAATCCTCTtgattactttaatttattttttgatgataatattatgaataatatagtgACTTGGGTAAATTTGAGAGCAAATACTTTAAAATCTCTAGGTGTAAGAAAACACTCAAATTTAAGTAACtggaaaaatattgatgtttatGAATTGAAAAAGTTTATTGGTCTCACTTTACTTATGGGTATTCATAAGCTCCCTACTATACATTTGTATTGGTCAAAATCAGAAATTGATTATCATCCAATTTATGGCCAAACCCTGAGTCGAAATCGTTATGAAACTATTTTAAGATGCTTATGCTTTTATGAACCAAGTACTACAGATAAGTCTGATCGtttacacaaaattaataatgtgcTTGGTcctataatttctaatattcaAACTAAAAGATATCCTAAAGAATGTTTGTCATTAGATGAATCTATGCTTCTGTGGAGAGGAAGGTTAAGCTTTAGGCAGTATATCCCTAGTAAAGCACTTAAATACGgcataaaatgttttgaacttTGTACAGATGATGGGTTCATTTtagatttgattatttataaaggtACAGGAACAGATTCAAGAGGAGTAACGTTTGGTATTGTGAATAAACTAATGAAAAACTATTTTGGTCAAGGTCATACACTATACATggataactattataatagtgtataactagctaaatatttatatgaaaataaaactcaTGTTGTTGGAACTTTGAAGAAAAATAGAAAAGAAAATCCTAGTATAAgtgttgaaaaatttaaaaaaaaggtgaagCAGTTcacgtacaaaaaaataacatacatgTAACAAAATTGGTTGATAAAAGAGAAGTGTGTATGATATCAACAAAACACAATTtggattttgaaattaattaatttctataaaaaaaacgcaatttttccaaaattttattttccggTTTTTTATAAGAATACACAATTTGGCATGCGGTCGTGGACGTGTTAATAAACCGCCATGCAATAGATAATATTGTCAAGTTTccacatttttaaactattattcgGGGAATGGAGTGGCTGAGTGAACCACGGGCGGCTCCTCTCTCTGAGCAGGCAATCGTCTagagagagaggccgccatctcCTGACTGGGTATGGCAGAAACCTACATGTGCCCAAAATCAAAGCCAAAACTGCCAAAAACCAAACGCACGTGTTTACCAAAAACCTACAGTAGCCTCCCCCACAGTtgaaaaaccacccaatggcctaagtgtACCCCGTTCCAACCATGATAAATTTGTCATGGTTCCTACCGTTACAGCTGTAACCCTTACAAttgctaatggccatagttgccgggctctagaccaataaaaataactactaTTCAAAGTTTGCGAGATTAGTTAGGGATATATCatcttaaaatatgtaataatgtaatactataaaatcaactgtctttaacctaacctaacctacgaCCGCGAAGGCAAGGGCTCGTCGAACATCGACGTAACGCGGCTCGCGCCTCAAGTCCGCGACTGACGGTCCGCGATGTTACAGACAGCGACCACAATGTGGTGTCTGAGCCTCCGATATAGTGCTGCGCGTGGTCCGGTAGCTTACCGCGTTGACATCCAGAAAGCTGACTGAGACGATTTTGTCCGGAACCTTAGCACACTCAAACATACGATCGATGGGTCCACCATTGATACACAAGCTTACACCATCGTCCGAGCAATACAGGAAGCTGCAACAAAATCCATTCCGCAAATAAAGTGGCCATGTGGTCGTGTCGGGAAATAGCCCTGGTGGACGGCTGAGTTGACATCAATGCCGGGGGCAGACAGCATACAGCTGGCATGCTCAGGAAAGCGTGGCCGATCCTAGCCCAAGAAATTACGGACCTTTTCAGAAAGTGCTTGGAAGAGGCCACATTTCCCCAAACGTGGAAGGAGGCCAACCTCGTGGTCATACCGAAATCGGGCATGACGGACATGGCAAATCCGAAATCATACAGGCCAGTTAACCTTTTACTAGCACTTGCCAAAGAACTTGAGACGCTGGTGATCCAGGATCTCGTAGGTGAGACGGATCTGAATAGCTACGGTGCGCAACATGGCTTCGTGCCTGGGAAATCAACAACCACA from the Acyrthosiphon pisum isolate AL4f chromosome X, pea_aphid_22Mar2018_4r6ur, whole genome shotgun sequence genome contains:
- the LOC103308419 gene encoding uncharacterized protein LOC103308419 is translated as MLKSPATTRYAASNQVKWHFNPSAAPHMGGLWEAAVKSAKGLLRRIVQDQVLTHEEFNTILHKIEATLNSRPLGALSSDPNDFAPLTAGHFLTMGPPATIPQPYTHDRPLDHTLRQRWTLVQQIQLHFWQRWQKEYLQTMQTRNKWQRPNQDLAVDDLVIIKEPIPPLTWSTARVVKIYPGEDNVVRVADVKLANGKTLNPPAVKLWPLPL
- the LOC103308420 gene encoding piggyBac transposable element-derived protein 4-like; translated protein: MNANQISDLLDLSSSDSFDEVYSSDEYVLQDSDSNNSDKIIEDSDADVEITDNDWNSDINTMPKLFDFTGNSGLQYTLSTKNPLDYFNLFFDDNIMNNIVTWVNLRANTLKSLGVRKHSNLSNWKNIDVYELKKFIGLTLLMGIHKLPTIHLYWSKSEIDYHPIYGQTLSRNRYETILRCLCFYEPSTTDKSDRLHKINNVLGPIISNIQTKRYPKECLSLDESMLLWRGRLSFRQYIPSKALKYGIKCFELCTDDGFILDLIIYKGTGTDSRGVTFGIVNKLMKNYFGQGHTLYMDNYYNSV